The following coding sequences are from one Halobacteriovorax sp. JY17 window:
- the cmoA gene encoding carboxy-S-adenosyl-L-methionine synthase CmoA — protein MKKDKFFAKEMGSIKSFEFNHDVAEVFDDMVSRSVPFYDEIHRIILDLVDRKYEGGAIYDLGCSTATTISILDKHFKKRDIKTPDYIGIDNSAPMLEKASEKIKKNKVTNAELICNDIADVNFRKSGMIIMNYTLQFIKPTERPDLLKKIYKSLDKGGMFILSEKIKSSGHTVNDLLIELYYDFKRRNGYSELEISQKREALENVLIPITPEKQIELLKKAGFKKVEMIFRWYNFACYLGVK, from the coding sequence ATGAAAAAAGATAAATTCTTCGCTAAAGAAATGGGTTCAATCAAGAGCTTCGAGTTTAACCATGATGTCGCAGAGGTTTTTGACGACATGGTGAGTCGTTCGGTTCCTTTCTATGATGAAATTCATAGAATCATTTTAGACTTAGTTGATAGAAAATACGAAGGCGGAGCAATTTATGATCTTGGTTGCTCCACTGCTACAACAATTTCAATTCTAGATAAGCATTTTAAAAAGCGTGACATTAAAACTCCAGACTATATTGGAATTGATAACTCAGCACCAATGCTTGAAAAAGCTTCTGAAAAAATAAAGAAAAATAAAGTCACTAATGCTGAATTAATTTGTAACGATATTGCAGACGTCAACTTTAGAAAGTCCGGCATGATCATAATGAATTACACTTTACAATTTATCAAACCAACAGAGAGGCCTGACCTTTTGAAGAAGATTTATAAATCTTTAGACAAAGGGGGAATGTTCATTCTCTCTGAAAAGATTAAGTCCTCTGGTCACACAGTTAACGACCTTCTAATAGAGCTCTACTACGACTTTAAAAGAAGAAATGGATATTCAGAATTAGAAATTTCTCAAAAAAGAGAAGCTCTTGAAAATGTCCTAATTCCAATAACTCCAGAAAAGCAAATTGAGCTTCTAAAGAAAGCTGGATTCAAGAAAGTTGAAATGATTTTTAGATGGTATAACTTTGCCTGCTATCTTGGGGTGAAGTAA
- the cmoB gene encoding tRNA 5-methoxyuridine(34)/uridine 5-oxyacetic acid(34) synthase CmoB, producing the protein MTLNYLSPYRDNLDFEFLQELKKERDTWIDRKSNKELKDILNRLPKLETHHTDLSTDAVTIGIKENVHPTYIELAKELIPWRKGPFNFYGELIDAEWRSDFKWNRLKDHVDHLEGKTVLDIGCNNGYFLFRMAEQQPELLLGIDPVIQCETQFKFLQHFANIPNLHFEMFGVEHLNSFKEMFDVIFSMGIIYHHRHPLEQLIQIRDALKPGGQAIIETIGIPGEESYALFPEDRYAKMRNVFFVPTLSCFINWCKKAKLIDVEVISATPLTFEEQRLTDWCPPPSQSLEDFLDPNDNTRTIEGHPAPMRFCLKARKKPAQNALKNI; encoded by the coding sequence ATGACTCTTAACTACCTTTCTCCCTACAGGGATAATCTTGACTTTGAATTTCTCCAAGAATTAAAGAAAGAGCGCGATACTTGGATTGATAGAAAGTCTAATAAAGAGTTAAAAGATATTTTAAACCGACTACCAAAACTTGAAACTCATCACACAGACCTATCAACCGATGCCGTAACAATAGGGATTAAAGAGAATGTCCATCCAACATACATCGAACTCGCCAAAGAATTAATTCCATGGCGAAAAGGACCTTTTAATTTCTACGGTGAATTAATAGATGCAGAATGGAGGAGTGACTTTAAATGGAATCGTTTAAAAGATCATGTTGACCACTTAGAGGGAAAGACTGTTCTAGATATCGGTTGCAATAACGGCTACTTTCTCTTTCGAATGGCTGAGCAACAACCAGAACTACTCTTAGGGATTGATCCTGTTATTCAATGTGAAACTCAGTTTAAATTTCTACAACACTTTGCCAATATTCCCAATCTTCACTTTGAAATGTTTGGAGTTGAACACTTAAATTCATTCAAAGAAATGTTCGACGTGATTTTTTCGATGGGAATAATCTATCATCATCGTCACCCTTTAGAGCAACTTATTCAAATAAGAGATGCCCTAAAGCCTGGAGGGCAAGCAATCATAGAGACGATAGGAATACCAGGAGAAGAGAGCTACGCACTCTTTCCAGAGGATAGATATGCTAAGATGAGAAATGTCTTCTTTGTTCCTACACTTAGCTGTTTTATTAATTGGTGCAAGAAAGCGAAGCTTATTGATGTAGAGGTCATCTCTGCGACACCTCTGACATTTGAAGAACAAAGGCTTACTGACTGGTGTCCACCTCCTAGTCAATCTCTTGAGGATTTTCTCGATCCAAATGACAATACGAGAACAATTGAAGGGCATCCCGCTCCGATGAGATTTTGCTTAAAAGCAAGAAAGAAGCCAGCGCAAAATGCTCTCAAAAACATCTAA
- a CDS encoding YbaN family protein, whose amino-acid sequence MLSKTSNALFIFFGFISLALGIVGIFLPLLPTTPLLILSAYCFSKGSEKLHHWLLTRPKIGPMIRDWEENKIIRPKAKLLSTTMIILLFGYTLLFVQVHIIFKIISTIIGTSVLIFILTRKSH is encoded by the coding sequence ATGCTCTCAAAAACATCTAATGCTCTATTTATTTTCTTCGGTTTCATCTCTCTTGCGCTTGGGATCGTCGGAATATTTCTCCCACTTTTACCAACAACACCGCTCTTAATATTGAGTGCCTATTGCTTCTCAAAAGGAAGTGAAAAACTTCATCACTGGCTACTCACGAGACCAAAAATTGGACCAATGATTAGAGACTGGGAAGAAAATAAAATCATTCGTCCAAAGGCCAAACTACTTTCTACAACAATGATCATTCTTCTCTTTGGCTACACTCTTCTCTTCGTTCAAGTGCATATCATTTTCAAGATTATAAGCACAATCATAGGAACTTCTGTTCTAATCTTTATTCTCACAAGAAAATCGCATTAA
- a CDS encoding class I SAM-dependent methyltransferase yields MDSKLSDKLKSITETTLGHYNGRSIDFWNGTRDHDVSQNIEALLSAISGKPPFSVLDFGCGPGRDILNFKELGHNPVGLDGCENFSKMAREYSGCDVLHQNFLELNLPKENFDGIFANASLFHIPRSEFKRVLQDLVDSLKMGGVLFSSNPRGTAEGWNGQRWAYYMELEEYQAHLESVGLALESHYYRPSGLPREQQPWLACIARKK; encoded by the coding sequence ATGGATTCAAAGCTCTCAGATAAATTAAAGTCTATCACAGAGACTACTCTTGGTCATTATAATGGAAGATCTATCGATTTTTGGAATGGTACTAGAGATCATGATGTTTCACAAAATATAGAGGCTTTGTTAAGCGCTATTTCGGGGAAACCTCCTTTTTCAGTTTTAGATTTTGGTTGTGGCCCAGGAAGAGACATCTTAAATTTTAAAGAGCTTGGTCACAATCCTGTAGGGCTAGATGGGTGTGAAAACTTTTCTAAGATGGCGAGAGAGTATTCAGGATGTGACGTTCTTCATCAAAATTTCTTAGAGCTTAATTTACCTAAGGAGAACTTTGATGGAATTTTTGCAAATGCCAGTCTCTTTCATATACCAAGAAGTGAGTTTAAAAGAGTTCTACAGGACCTTGTCGATTCATTGAAAATGGGAGGTGTTCTCTTTTCATCAAATCCAAGAGGAACTGCAGAAGGTTGGAATGGTCAGCGTTGGGCCTATTATATGGAGCTTGAAGAGTATCAAGCTCACTTAGAGTCAGTAGGATTAGCCTTAGAGAGTCATTATTATCGCCCTAGCGGTTTACCGAGAGAGCAGCAACCATGGCTTGCCTGTATTGCTAGGAAGAAGTAA
- a CDS encoding peptidogalycan biosysnthesis protein has translation MQVEIFSSIDHIKESDWNQLIHPDDIFNNYHFHRALEAANCIGEERGQIPFYITISEHQELKSACVIYLKSHSYGEYIFDWSWANLYERYGYNYYPKLIAQNPFTPATNRTLLYSDKKHIPYLFEEICKISNLHNCTSKHLLFLEEDELELIPNDYKKRTSFQYHWKNYNYKNFEEFLFKLKSKKAKQIRRERLTDLEIREIKPELLKEYATIFYKLYASTIVKKQSYAYLNLDFFIYIFTNMSDSTRLIGAFDQENLVAASLFFIGRDKLYGRYWGAVEEYKNLHFELCYYQGIELCIRNNIAVFEAGAQGEHKIARGFEPTKTHSAHQIHDHNFQDPIYNFIDEEDKQIKDLFPELKRKLPFKKI, from the coding sequence ATGCAAGTTGAAATTTTTTCTTCAATAGATCATATCAAAGAAAGTGATTGGAACCAACTTATACATCCTGATGATATCTTTAACAACTATCACTTCCATAGAGCTCTAGAGGCTGCAAATTGTATTGGAGAAGAGCGTGGGCAAATTCCCTTCTACATAACGATTAGTGAACACCAAGAATTAAAATCTGCTTGCGTGATCTACCTTAAAAGTCATAGTTACGGTGAATATATTTTTGATTGGTCTTGGGCAAACCTCTATGAAAGATATGGATATAACTACTACCCAAAACTCATAGCTCAAAATCCTTTTACTCCTGCAACAAATAGAACTCTTCTTTATAGTGATAAAAAGCATATTCCCTATCTCTTTGAAGAAATATGCAAAATATCCAATTTACATAATTGTACTTCAAAGCACCTCCTCTTTCTCGAAGAAGATGAGTTAGAGCTAATTCCAAATGACTATAAGAAGAGAACTTCCTTTCAATATCACTGGAAGAACTATAATTATAAAAACTTTGAAGAGTTCCTCTTTAAATTAAAGAGTAAGAAGGCAAAACAAATAAGAAGAGAACGTCTTACTGACTTAGAAATTAGAGAAATAAAACCTGAACTCTTAAAAGAATATGCCACTATTTTCTATAAGCTCTATGCCTCTACAATTGTAAAGAAACAGTCCTATGCCTATCTAAATTTGGACTTCTTTATTTATATTTTTACAAATATGAGCGACTCTACACGTTTAATCGGCGCCTTTGACCAAGAAAATTTGGTTGCTGCCTCACTTTTCTTTATAGGAAGAGATAAATTATATGGAAGATACTGGGGAGCAGTTGAAGAGTATAAGAACCTTCACTTTGAGCTATGCTACTATCAAGGAATAGAGCTCTGTATAAGAAATAATATAGCCGTTTTTGAAGCAGGCGCCCAAGGTGAACATAAAATAGCCCGAGGTTTTGAACCCACAAAGACTCATAGTGCTCATCAAATTCATGATCATAACTTTCAAGACCCTATCTATAATTTTATTGATGAAGAAGACAAACAGATTAAAGATCTTTTTCCAGAGCTAAAGAGAAAGCTTCCTTTTAAGAAAATTTAA
- a CDS encoding Type 1 glutamine amidotransferase-like domain-containing protein — protein MKLVFYSGGDKDDNFELDEITLNLTGKRRPVMAFIPSWSYESEYDFKEFVNQYARHGVSQFLHFPIDIPFDETLLKEVLKSDIIHLDGGNTFYFLKYLRKSGMMKHLREFVARGGVLTGLSAGGIIMTPRILTASFPEFDRDDNDVRISNFKAMNLVRFEFFPHYRNSKRYDDDLIKYSQGISIPLYALPDGSGIIIEDHSIKFHGPCYCFFQGKKMIINSRLPLKKYSAFENGFKFS, from the coding sequence GTGAAGTTAGTTTTCTACTCTGGTGGCGATAAGGACGATAACTTTGAACTCGATGAAATCACTTTAAATTTAACAGGGAAGAGACGGCCTGTTATGGCGTTCATACCTTCTTGGTCTTATGAGTCAGAATATGACTTTAAAGAATTTGTAAATCAGTACGCACGTCATGGTGTTAGTCAATTCCTTCATTTTCCAATTGATATTCCCTTTGATGAAACACTCTTAAAAGAAGTATTAAAGAGCGATATCATTCATCTCGATGGCGGAAATACATTTTACTTTCTAAAGTACCTTAGGAAGAGTGGAATGATGAAGCACTTAAGGGAGTTTGTTGCTCGCGGAGGTGTTCTAACTGGGCTAAGTGCTGGTGGAATAATTATGACCCCTCGTATTCTTACCGCTAGTTTTCCTGAATTTGATAGAGATGATAATGATGTGAGAATTTCAAACTTTAAAGCAATGAATCTTGTTCGCTTCGAGTTCTTTCCACACTATCGTAATTCAAAGAGATATGACGATGATCTCATAAAGTATTCCCAAGGTATCTCAATACCTCTCTACGCCCTTCCTGATGGGAGTGGGATAATCATAGAAGATCACAGTATTAAATTTCATGGACCTTGCTACTGCTTCTTTCAAGGAAAGAAGATGATCATTAACTCTAGACTACCTTTAAAAAAGTACTCAGCATTTGAAAATGGATTTAAATTTTCTTAA
- a CDS encoding serine/threonine protein kinase → MATQIWGDKETQFFYELSPEKVLSCVDELGFKTTGRAMVLNSMENRVYEIEIYSDSPNPSEHFVITKFYRPGRWSKEQIQDEHDFLLELAESEIPVIAPHVINGESVFLDENSGLFYCLFPKKGGRAPDEMNIDDLEILGRTLARMHTIGASKKAKHRLKITPEVYGRQNLNYLLSSKVIPPYLEGTYKDLVNEVCNLSEPFFNEEKFIRIHGDCHLGNIIRRGDASFHLIDLDDMVMGPEVQDIWLAIPGIDQYAIQDRAILLEAYETMRPFPREQLKLIEPLRTLRFIHFSAWISKRWEDPSFKLHFPQFAEHHYWEIQIQDLRTQLNLIKNALNPEVYY, encoded by the coding sequence ATGGCCACACAAATATGGGGAGATAAAGAAACTCAATTCTTCTATGAACTCAGCCCCGAAAAAGTACTCTCTTGTGTAGATGAGCTAGGATTTAAAACAACAGGTAGGGCCATGGTTTTGAACTCTATGGAAAATAGAGTTTATGAAATTGAAATTTACTCAGACTCACCTAATCCATCAGAACACTTTGTTATTACAAAATTCTATCGTCCCGGTAGATGGTCAAAAGAACAAATCCAGGACGAACACGACTTCCTTCTAGAATTGGCCGAAAGTGAAATTCCAGTGATTGCTCCACACGTCATCAATGGCGAGTCAGTATTTCTTGATGAGAACTCTGGTCTCTTCTACTGTCTCTTTCCAAAGAAAGGTGGAAGAGCACCAGATGAAATGAATATTGATGACCTAGAAATTCTTGGAAGAACCTTAGCGCGTATGCATACAATTGGTGCTTCAAAGAAGGCCAAACATAGACTGAAGATCACCCCTGAAGTTTATGGAAGGCAAAACCTAAACTATCTACTCTCTTCTAAAGTAATCCCTCCCTACCTTGAAGGAACCTATAAAGATCTTGTAAATGAAGTGTGTAATTTAAGTGAACCATTCTTTAATGAAGAGAAATTTATTAGAATTCATGGTGACTGTCACTTAGGAAATATTATCAGAAGAGGTGATGCCTCTTTTCATTTGATTGATTTAGATGACATGGTTATGGGACCAGAGGTTCAAGATATTTGGTTAGCTATTCCTGGTATTGATCAATATGCAATTCAAGACAGAGCAATACTACTTGAAGCTTATGAAACGATGAGACCTTTTCCTAGAGAACAATTAAAGCTCATTGAACCACTTAGAACCTTAAGATTTATTCACTTCAGCGCTTGGATATCTAAGAGATGGGAAGATCCTTCATTCAAACTGCACTTCCCACAATTTGCTGAACACCACTACTGGGAAATTCAAATTCAAGACTTAAGAACACAATTGAATTTAATAAAGAATGCTTTAAACCCTGAAGTCTATTATTGA
- a CDS encoding GNAT family N-acetyltransferase, giving the protein MNVEQANKDDHLNTIAKFQVAMARETEELELDLDIVLKGVASVFDDSSKGKYFVALNDKRECIASLLTVNEWSDWRCKNVLWIHSVFVIKEMRGKKIFKEMYQYLQEHVRDDENLAGLRLYVDKRNLSAQEVYKKIGMTKEHYDLFEWLE; this is encoded by the coding sequence ATGAATGTTGAACAAGCAAATAAAGACGATCATTTAAATACTATTGCCAAATTCCAGGTAGCAATGGCCCGAGAAACTGAGGAATTAGAATTAGATCTAGACATTGTCTTAAAAGGGGTGGCCTCAGTATTTGATGATTCAAGTAAAGGAAAGTACTTTGTTGCGCTTAATGATAAGAGAGAGTGTATCGCCTCTCTATTAACAGTTAATGAGTGGAGTGATTGGCGATGCAAGAATGTTCTCTGGATTCACTCAGTCTTCGTAATTAAAGAAATGAGAGGAAAGAAAATTTTTAAAGAGATGTATCAATACTTACAAGAACACGTAAGAGATGATGAAAACTTAGCAGGGCTTCGCCTCTATGTAGACAAAAGAAATCTCAGTGCTCAGGAAGTTTATAAGAAAATTGGCATGACAAAAGAACATTATGACTTATTCGAATGGCTAGAATAG
- a CDS encoding peptidylprolyl isomerase codes for MKYILITLLTMLSLNTFAKKNTFVVMETSMGNIEIKLFDESAPISVKNFLTYVDEKFYEGTVFHRVIDNFMVQGGGFDINLKKKKTHAPIKNEATNRISNTTGTIAMARTSVVDSATAQFFINVNDNAFLDHRGTGGSEFGYAVFGSISKGMSIVNKMKKVQTGRNGNLSDVPVENILIKKVYRKKE; via the coding sequence ATGAAATATATTCTAATTACATTACTTACAATGCTTAGCTTGAATACATTTGCTAAGAAGAATACTTTTGTTGTGATGGAAACATCAATGGGAAATATTGAAATTAAATTATTTGATGAGTCTGCACCGATTTCAGTTAAAAACTTCCTTACTTATGTTGATGAAAAATTCTATGAGGGGACAGTTTTTCACCGAGTGATTGATAACTTTATGGTTCAAGGTGGTGGCTTTGATATAAATTTAAAAAAGAAGAAGACACATGCGCCTATTAAGAATGAAGCAACTAATAGAATTTCTAATACAACAGGAACTATCGCCATGGCGAGAACAAGTGTAGTGGACTCAGCGACAGCACAGTTCTTTATCAATGTTAATGATAATGCTTTCTTAGATCATAGAGGAACAGGTGGGAGTGAATTTGGTTACGCCGTATTTGGTAGTATAAGTAAAGGAATGAGCATCGTTAATAAGATGAAGAAAGTTCAAACAGGAAGAAATGGTAATTTAAGTGATGTGCCTGTAGAAAATATTCTTATTAAGAAAGTCTATAGAAAGAAAGAATAG
- a CDS encoding DsbA family protein, with product MDFYFDFLSPYSYLAFQWLKKNRSLLDSLSIEINFHPTILSKLIHSYETKGPAEIESKRNYLFKDCLRFSSLNKIPFNTPKTLPFNSLYALRLVLACPKNKKFDLIDSIFTKGWGRGEEIGEEEELFETLKENDLPESLMEETTSKEIRKELKQVLSNGINRGVFGLPTFIYKDELFWGNDSTKYLELFIANKDPIDQNKYENFLKSHPFN from the coding sequence ATGGATTTTTACTTTGATTTCTTATCACCTTATTCTTACTTAGCTTTTCAGTGGCTTAAGAAGAATAGATCACTTTTAGACAGTCTTAGTATTGAGATTAACTTTCATCCCACTATTTTGAGTAAGTTAATTCATAGCTACGAAACAAAGGGACCTGCAGAAATAGAAAGTAAGAGAAATTATCTCTTCAAGGATTGCCTGAGGTTCTCTTCTTTAAATAAAATTCCATTTAACACGCCTAAGACTTTACCTTTTAATTCTCTCTACGCCCTTAGACTAGTTCTAGCTTGTCCTAAAAATAAGAAGTTTGATTTAATCGATTCAATTTTCACTAAAGGATGGGGAAGAGGGGAAGAAATAGGAGAGGAAGAAGAGCTTTTTGAAACTTTGAAAGAGAATGATCTTCCTGAATCTTTAATGGAAGAGACAACTTCAAAAGAAATTCGTAAGGAATTAAAACAGGTACTTAGTAACGGGATAAATAGAGGAGTCTTCGGGCTTCCTACATTTATTTATAAAGATGAGCTATTTTGGGGGAATGATTCCACGAAGTATCTAGAGTTATTTATTGCTAATAAAGATCCAATAGATCAGAATAAATATGAGAATTTTTTAAAAAGCCACCCATTTAACTAG
- a CDS encoding HD domain-containing phosphohydrolase: MAYTPLRISTVKPNRELTFDLFIFFKEQYIPYASKGSKIEEEKYKKLKKQKIAKFYIDESDELNYQKFLDNLLMETMNSETATVDEKVNLVEGACGSALERMQEDPESESSYKMTENAARTLRQCISSNPEAMKAIFGKPVEKNEQIVKHSLNVSALATKLGQKMKLTEDQLDEIAVAGLLHDIGLMQLSEETRELFNKNKKELTPEEKLAYGAHVKDCISVLKDKPYVNQASMELITNHEEVKSGEGPNKKVKLSQSEYILSLVNIYDKIVITTELTPKEAIKEILIDELGNFELDLLNKFKEVLTEEGILDL, translated from the coding sequence ATGGCCTATACACCTCTTCGCATAAGTACAGTGAAACCAAATCGTGAGCTTACTTTCGATCTCTTTATTTTCTTTAAGGAACAATATATTCCTTATGCATCAAAAGGTTCCAAAATTGAGGAAGAAAAATATAAGAAATTAAAAAAACAAAAGATCGCAAAATTCTATATAGATGAGTCCGATGAATTAAATTACCAGAAATTTTTAGATAATCTGCTCATGGAAACCATGAATTCGGAAACTGCGACAGTTGATGAAAAAGTGAATCTCGTAGAAGGAGCTTGTGGTTCAGCTCTAGAGAGAATGCAGGAAGACCCAGAGAGCGAGTCGTCATATAAGATGACTGAAAATGCAGCAAGAACACTAAGGCAATGTATCTCATCAAACCCTGAGGCCATGAAGGCGATCTTTGGAAAGCCTGTTGAAAAAAATGAGCAGATAGTTAAGCACTCTCTGAACGTAAGTGCCTTGGCCACTAAGCTTGGTCAAAAAATGAAACTCACAGAAGATCAATTAGATGAAATTGCGGTAGCTGGACTACTTCATGATATTGGTCTTATGCAATTGAGTGAAGAAACAAGAGAATTATTTAATAAGAATAAGAAAGAACTTACACCTGAAGAAAAGCTCGCCTATGGCGCACATGTAAAAGATTGTATTTCTGTTCTAAAAGATAAACCTTACGTCAATCAAGCCTCGATGGAGCTTATAACAAATCACGAGGAAGTAAAGTCAGGAGAAGGTCCTAATAAGAAAGTCAAATTGAGCCAGAGCGAGTATATCCTCTCTCTTGTAAATATCTATGATAAAATCGTTATTACAACAGAGTTAACTCCTAAAGAAGCCATTAAAGAAATATTAATAGATGAACTTGGAAACTTTGAGTTAGACTTATTAAATAAATTCAAAGAAGTGTTAACAGAAGAGGGAATTCTTGATCTATAA